The DNA segment GTCTGTCAAATCACGGCTCAATAAATCCCGTACCGCCAGGGTCGCATCCTTGTCATCATATAGGATACTATAGACCTGTTCCGTAATGGGCAACTCCACTTTCAATTTTTTTGAAAGGTCATAGAGGGAACGGGTTGTTTTCACCCCTTCAGCCACTGCTTTCATTTCGCTGATGATGTCGTCCAGCGTGCGCCCCTGCCCCAACTGCAATCCGACCTGTCGGTTGCGGGAGAGATCTCCGGTACAGGTCAACACGAGGTCGCCCATGCCTGAAAGCCCCATGAACGTGCGCTGCTGCCCCCCCATGGCTATGCCCAGACGGCTCATCTCGGCCAGCCCCCGCGTAATCAGGGCAGCACGGGCATCATGCCCAAACCCCAGCCCGTCAGCGATCCCGGCCGCAATTGCTATGACATTCTTGACCGCCCCCCCAAGCTCGACCCCCCGATAGTCGGGCGTAAAGTAGACGCGAAAGGCCGGAGTTGAAAAAGCGGCCTGAAGCTCACGCCCCAATTCATGATCCTCACATCCCAGAGAAACGGTCGTCGGCATATCCCGGCACACCTCGGCGGCAAAAGACGGACCGGAAAGAGAAGCATAGCGGGGATGTTTACCATCCAGAGAGTGGGCAATCACACGACTCATAGGCTCAAGGGAGTCCAGTTCGATTCCTTTGGAAGCACAGACGATGACCGGCCTGTCTGGCAAAATATCCCGAAATTCGCCCAAGACTGAGCGAATATACTGACTGGGAATAGCCACCAGCAAGTAGTCGGCCCCGGCAAATGCGGCCCCGGCATCCGTCGTGGCCTTCAGGGAATCCGAAAGCGGGACTCCAGGGAGGTACGCCGTATTTTCCCGACGGGTATTCATTTCCTCAACCATCTCATGGTCGCGAGCCCAAAGCACGGTCTCCACACTGTTTTTGGCGAGCATATCGGCCAGGGTTGTCCCCCAGGCTCCGGCACCGAGCACAGCTATCTTCATATATTGAAACTCCTTGTCATGCTAATTGAAGTCACAGAGCATACGTGCGGGCTGCCGAGGAGGCAAGCGCAGACCTTCAAAGAGACCCCATGTTTCCAGCACCATGGATCACGTATGCGTGAAAGGAAGACCTGAAGCGTTTCCAATTTTCATGCGAAAAAACGGATTTTTCCCCATCGCAACAAAACTATCATACCCCAAAGTGACAAAAATACAGTAACACCGATACAGGAGGTACAACTATGAGCCTGAAACTCAAGATGACTCTCATGATGTGCGGCGTGATTCTCGCCCTGACCGTCATGGGTGGAACCATGTATTGGAGCAATACTATCGTTGAGATGTATACGGATACGTTGATTCTTCGTGATCAACAACTTCGTGTCGCCAAGGATATGAAAATGGCGCAGGTCGAACTGCTGCTGGCCGCCATGGATTCAATCGTGGACAAAGATGAAGGGACGATTGCCCCGGAACGCCTGGAGCATATGAAAGAAACATCCGAACTGCTGAAGAATAACGCGAAAGCTCTGGTCAACGCCGCAGACACTCCGAGAGAACGCGAGCAGGCGACCAAGGTTGCCGGGGCGATCCAGGGATTCACCCGCTCAGTCAGCGTCGATCTCAAAGAACTGATTGAAAACAGCGCCACCCACGTTGCCGATATCGATACTGCTTTTGCCGCCATGGATGACGACATCGACAATGCCGGAAGTGCCATCGAGGAGTCTCTTTCACGCCTGAATACACTTTTTTCCGCCAGATCAGCTCAGGGTGCGGTCAATATCACCACCCTCATGCAACTTTCTCAAACCAGGCTGGTTCTCGCGGCCATGGACTCCATCATCGACAGAGAAGAAGGGCGGATCAATGAGGAAAGACTTGGCATTATCAACCAGGAATCAATCATACTGGGAACCCTTCATAGCAGGCTGGAAACCATGGTTTCCAACTCGGAAGAGATCGCTCTTACAGCCCAAATCGGGAAGGCGCTGCCAGACATCATCAAAGCCATCAAGGTGGACCTGAAAAACCTGATCGAAATGGGGGCCACAGAAAAAAAAGCAACAGAAAACGCCTTTGCCCAAATGGACGACGAACTTGACGAGAAAGGAGAAGCTATTGTTGACGGTCTCGATATCATGGTTCAATCCATCCAAAAAGAAGCAGAAGAAGCAACAGACATGCTTCATGCCATCATCGGTAAAACCCTTTGGGTGTCTTTTTCCATCTTTCTGATTGCCCTTGGCATCCTGATCCCCACATTTCTTCTTTTCTCCTCCGCGATTCTTCGCGGTCTGGGAACCGGTGTGACCTTTGCCGACCAACTGGCCGACGGCGACCTTGATGCAAACATTACAATACGAACCAATGATGAAATAGGCATATTGGGTACACGGTTGACCTTCATGCGAGACAAACTTCGTGGTGTTTTCACTGATATTCAGGAAGGCGCTTCCAATATTTCCGCCGGGAGCCAGGAACTGGCAGGAACGGCTCAGGCCGTATCCGAAGGAGCTTCCAAGCAGGCAGCCTCAGCGGAGATGGTCTCAACCTCCATCGAGGAAATAAGCGCGGCAGTCAAGACCACCGCCGAAAGCGCCCGTGAAACAGATCAGATAGCCACCCGCACGGCTGACAAGGCTGAAGACGGCGGGTCTGCCGTACAAAAAACTGTGGAGGCCATGAAAGATATTGCGGAAAAGATC comes from the Pseudodesulfovibrio piezophilus C1TLV30 genome and includes:
- a CDS encoding NAD(P)H-dependent glycerol-3-phosphate dehydrogenase, whose protein sequence is MKIAVLGAGAWGTTLADMLAKNSVETVLWARDHEMVEEMNTRRENTAYLPGVPLSDSLKATTDAGAAFAGADYLLVAIPSQYIRSVLGEFRDILPDRPVIVCASKGIELDSLEPMSRVIAHSLDGKHPRYASLSGPSFAAEVCRDMPTTVSLGCEDHELGRELQAAFSTPAFRVYFTPDYRGVELGGAVKNVIAIAAGIADGLGFGHDARAALITRGLAEMSRLGIAMGGQQRTFMGLSGMGDLVLTCTGDLSRNRQVGLQLGQGRTLDDIISEMKAVAEGVKTTRSLYDLSKKLKVELPITEQVYSILYDDKDATLAVRDLLSRDLTDE
- a CDS encoding methyl-accepting chemotaxis protein; this translates as MSLKLKMTLMMCGVILALTVMGGTMYWSNTIVEMYTDTLILRDQQLRVAKDMKMAQVELLLAAMDSIVDKDEGTIAPERLEHMKETSELLKNNAKALVNAADTPREREQATKVAGAIQGFTRSVSVDLKELIENSATHVADIDTAFAAMDDDIDNAGSAIEESLSRLNTLFSARSAQGAVNITTLMQLSQTRLVLAAMDSIIDREEGRINEERLGIINQESIILGTLHSRLETMVSNSEEIALTAQIGKALPDIIKAIKVDLKNLIEMGATEKKATENAFAQMDDELDEKGEAIVDGLDIMVQSIQKEAEEATDMLHAIIGKTLWVSFSIFLIALGILIPTFLLFSSAILRGLGTGVTFADQLADGDLDANITIRTNDEIGILGTRLTFMRDKLRGVFTDIQEGASNISAGSQELAGTAQAVSEGASKQAASAEMVSTSIEEISAAVKTTAESARETDQIATRTADKAEDGGSAVQKTVEAMKDIAEKIAIIEEIARQTNLLALNAAIEAARAGDHGKGFAVVAAEVRKLAERSGTAAQEISELSVSSVEVAERAGNLLGQMVPDIKLTSDMIQSISTANDELSANVSEVAGAVEELDSVIQANAAAAEEMASTSTHLSGQAEMLMKSVSYFSASGITTPAARPARAPALPAKSAASAPAKPTRDTPAPQAIESDEGFDMDLDDDQFERF